TATCATCCGTCCTTGTGAATGCGGCGACGCCTCAGGCAGATTCAAGCAGCGAGATGTCGTCGTTTTATTTCGGCCGCTTCTAGACGACTGGTCTAATAGGCATATATCGCATGCGAGTGAATGAATCGCACGTTGCCGCGCGCCGGTGGACTAACCGACAGGCGTGCCGCGTCGACGTGCGGCCCCGTTCCCCCGTTCATTTTCGAAGGAGTGTCCGATCATGAAGATCCTGGTTGTCCTGACCTCGCACGACACGCTCGGCGACACCGGCAAGAAAACCGGCTTCTGGCTCGAGGAACTGGCCGCGCCGTACTACACGTTCAAGGATGCGGGCATCGAACTGACGCTCGCGTCGCCGAAGGGCGGCCAGCCGCCGCTCGATCCGAAAAGCAGCGACCCGACGGCCCAGACCGACGCGACGCGCCGGTTCGACGCCGATGCCGCGGCCAAGGCCGAACTCGCGTCGACGCGCAAGCTCGCCGATGTGCCGGCGGACGACTACGACGCGGTGTTCTACCCGGGCGGCCATGGCCCGCTGTGGGATCTCGCCGAGGATCTGCATTCGATTGGCCTGATCGAGCGCGCGCTCGCGGCCGGCAAGCCGGTCGCGGCGGTCTGCCATGCGCCGGGTGTGCTGCGCCACGTGAAGAACCCGCAGACCGGCGAATCGGTCGTGCGCGGCAAGCGCGCGACGGGGTTCACCAACAGCGAGGAGGCGGCCGTCGAGCTGACCGAAGTCGTGCCGTTCCTCGTCGAGGACATGCTGAAGACCAACGGCGCGGAATTCGAGCGCAGCGCAGACTGGGCGCCGCATGTCGTCACCGACGGGCTGCTGATCACCGGGCAGAACCCCGCGTCGTCGGCGCCCGCGGCCGAGGCGCTGCTCGCGAAGCTCGGCCACCGCTGAAAGCATGGCGCCGGCCGGGCCGGCGCCGCGTCCTTGCCGTCGCCGGGCGCAGCCGGCCCGCCGATGGCCTGCATCGTTGCGTCGTGCGCACCGCATGACGCATTTCCAGCCGTTTTGCAGAACCAAGCAAAGGAGTCGTGGATGTCTGCCCTGTTCGAACCGTTCAAACTCAAGGATGTCACGCTGCGCAACCGCATCGCGGTGCCGCCGATGTGCCAGTACGTCGCCGAAGACGGCGTCGTCAACGACTGGCATCACGTGCATCTGGCCGGCATCGCACGCGGCGGCGCGGGCCTCGTGATCGCCGAGGCGACGGCCGTGTCGCCGGAAGGCCGCATCACGCCGGGCTGCGCCGGGTTGTGGAACGACGCGCAGGCCGAGGCGTTCGCGCCGTCGGTCGCGGCGATCAAGGCGGCCGGCGCGGTGCCCGGCATCCAGCTCGCGCACGCGGGCCGCAAGGCGAGCGCGAATCGCCCGTGGGAAGGCGACGACCATATCGCCGACGGCGATCCGCGCGGCTGGCAGACCATCGCGCCGTCGGCCGTGCCGTTCGGCGCGCACCTGCCGAAGGTGCCGCGTGAAATGACGCACGACGACATCGCCCGCGTGCAGGCCGACTTCGTCGCATCGGCGCAGCGTGCGCGCGACCTCGGCTTCGAATGGCTGGAGCTGCACTTCGCGCACGGCTATCTCGGCCAGAGCTTCTTCTCGGTGCATTCGAACCAGCGCACCGACGAGTACGGCGGTTCGGCCGACAACCGCGGCCGCTTCCTCGTCGACACGCTCGCGGCCGTCCGCAAGGTCTGGCCCGAACATCTGCCGCTGACCGCGCGCCTCGGCGTGATCGAATACGATGGCCGCGACGAAGAGACGCTCGCCGAGTCGATCGCGCTCACGCAGCGGATGAAGCGGGAAGGGCTCGACATGCTGAGCGTATCGGTCGGCTTCTCGACGCCGACCGCGCAGATTCCGTGGGGCCCGGCATTCCTCGCGCCGATCGCCGAGCGCGTGCGCCGCGAGGCCGGGCTGCCGGTATCGTCCGCGTGGGGAATCGACACGCCGCAACTGGCGAATCGCGTGGTCGAGCAAGCGCAGCTCGATCTCGTGATGGTCGGCCGCGCGCACCTGGCCGATCCGCACTG
This is a stretch of genomic DNA from Burkholderia cenocepacia. It encodes these proteins:
- a CDS encoding type 1 glutamine amidotransferase domain-containing protein, producing the protein MKILVVLTSHDTLGDTGKKTGFWLEELAAPYYTFKDAGIELTLASPKGGQPPLDPKSSDPTAQTDATRRFDADAAAKAELASTRKLADVPADDYDAVFYPGGHGPLWDLAEDLHSIGLIERALAAGKPVAAVCHAPGVLRHVKNPQTGESVVRGKRATGFTNSEEAAVELTEVVPFLVEDMLKTNGAEFERSADWAPHVVTDGLLITGQNPASSAPAAEALLAKLGHR
- a CDS encoding NADH:flavin oxidoreductase/NADH oxidase codes for the protein MSALFEPFKLKDVTLRNRIAVPPMCQYVAEDGVVNDWHHVHLAGIARGGAGLVIAEATAVSPEGRITPGCAGLWNDAQAEAFAPSVAAIKAAGAVPGIQLAHAGRKASANRPWEGDDHIADGDPRGWQTIAPSAVPFGAHLPKVPREMTHDDIARVQADFVASAQRARDLGFEWLELHFAHGYLGQSFFSVHSNQRTDEYGGSADNRGRFLVDTLAAVRKVWPEHLPLTARLGVIEYDGRDEETLAESIALTQRMKREGLDMLSVSVGFSTPTAQIPWGPAFLAPIAERVRREAGLPVSSAWGIDTPQLANRVVEQAQLDLVMVGRAHLADPHWPYYAARQLGVERPSWTLPAPYAHWLERYRVADKVA